A window of Primulina tabacum isolate GXHZ01 chromosome 4, ASM2559414v2, whole genome shotgun sequence contains these coding sequences:
- the LOC142542005 gene encoding uncharacterized protein LOC142542005: MNFHEGGPSNFSFLASSSSSDGDEESDTMINNEIQLIDQQEQMMSFQLTSNATLISTYFQQLDNTHHGGSIHGHAVINRDRAAAEQRLYNDYFSDSPMYGEAMFKRRFRMSRRLFLRIMISIQKHDNYFVQKADALGRPGLTPYQKITAAMRILAYGVGANVIDYIKIGESTAIESVKRFCRATIEVFGDLYLRSPNAKDIERLLHIGKQRGFPGMLGSLDCMHWRWKNLSNDLGRTIN; encoded by the coding sequence ATGAATTTTCATGAGGGAGGtccttcaaatttttctttccttgcatcaTCGTCCTCATCTGATGGAGACGAGGAGTCCGATACCATGATAAACAATGAGATTCAactcattgaccaacaagaacAAATGATGTCTTTCCAACTTACAAGCAATGCTACTCTCATCTCCACTTACTTCCAACAACTAGATAACACGCACCATGGAGGATCAATTCATGGCCATGCGGTGATTAATCGAGATAGAGCGGCCGCTGAGCAACGCTTATACAATGATTATTTTTCTGATTCTCCAATGTATGGAGAGGCAATGTTCAAGAGACGTTTTCGAATGTCACGTCGCCTATTCCTACGCATTATGATATCCATTCAAAAGCATGACAATTACTTCGTACAGAAAGCGGATGCGTTAGGTCGGCCTGGGTTGACACCATACCAAAAGATAACTGCTGCAATGCGGATATTGGCATACGGTGTGGGGGCAAATGTCATTGATTATATTAAAATCGGGGAGTCCACTGCGATTGAAAGTGTAAAGAGATTTTGTCGAGCTACGATAGAGGTGTTTGGTGACTTGTATCTTCGCTCTCCTAACGCCAAGGACATTGAAAGACTTCTCCATATTGGAAAACAACGTGGATTTCCGGGAATGCTTGGAAGCCTCGATTGTATGCATTGGAGGTGGAAAAACCTGTCCAACGACTTGGGTAGGACAATAAACTAG